CAAATGGGTTAGACATCGATAACAACACGGGAGTTGTTTATTTTACAGACAGCAGCATTATTTTTCAAAGGAGgtattccttttcttttcttttatttactgtTGCTCTTGATACAAGTATTGTTTGTTATTTAAAACTCATGAATACTTGCATGTGTGTGTAGGTATGCGGACCTTCTATCGAGATCATCAACTGACCGAACTGGAAGGTTGCTTAGATATGATCCGCGTGCAAAAAGGGCATCTGTAATGTACAAAGGTTTAATGTTTCCGAATGGGGTGGCTTTGAGCCAAAATCGTTCTTTTCTGCTAGTGGCAGAAACTACACGAAAGAGaatattgaaattcaaccttGGAGATGAAGGTGGACTAAACAATAACGAGCCAAAAGTGTTTGCCGAGTTACCTAGAGTTCCCGATAATATTAAGATGAATGAAAAAGGGGAATTCTGGGTGGCTCTGAACATGGGAAGGCTGGGAGAAACTAGTAATGATGGGCCGGATCCTATAGGAGTCAAATACGATGGAGAAGGTTCTATTTTACAAGAATTGGACGGGAATGGAGGAACTATATTTAATTCTATTAGTGAAGTGAACGAGGTGAATCGGACATTATATATCGGTTCCGTCATAAAATCTTACGTcggagttttaaaattttaaaatttcaattatttagttatctattttaaatttttttggggtttaaaaaaatgcaatttaggtatttattttagatttcaaTTTAGTTACTTGATATACTTTGTATTGGATTTTATatgctttttttttgttattcttacCATTTGAATTTTGAAGTGAATTTCGACAATTAACAATGATTAATTTCAGTTCGTATGGCAATGGAAATCCACCCTACTCCTACTTCTGCGTCAAATTACATATTACATACCAAATTTATTTATGTTCCTTAGGCCTACAAATTTCCCAATTTTCTCTTATAGCTCCCTATACTCTTAACATATTTGGAATTcagttcttatatttttatttttatgaatttagttcctttacttttcatatttcaaaattcaagtcagattgttaacattgttaaatttgtgggtatgacattttgaaatGTAAAGAAATTCACCTGGTAGTAATGTAACTAAAAAACGATATTATAattgaatctaaattttaaaatataaaaagtaaacggactaaattcttataaataattaaatttcaaatttaggaTGGATATAGGAATTTCCCCATAATATAACAAGTCAGGCTCAAGCCTTGATTAATAGATCTTAAGATTAGTTCATGTATTAAATAGACTTGTTTCATTTTCCCAGTAGTTTTTTTGagcctaatattttagtccaaaCAATCGGGTAAACCTTATGGCTTAgattaaaattaacaattaaaattacATTCCAATCCATGGTTTCGGCTACCTGGGGCTTTGCTTCAtaggaaaaaaaaaatctcagACTTTGTTTGCTgatgtatgtatgcatgcatgctaTTGCCTCCACTGTAAAATTAATTCTTGTTGCAATAGCCATAGTGGCCTTGATATATAGTGATATACGaataaccaaaataattttttttaaaaaaacttatattaatttattatatgaattttgacATAACCCTTACCTAAAttgaaatctaaaataaatatattgaagaGCAatcgaaaattaaataaaaacaatcgAACTACCTTCTTTAGAAAACAATGttgttatctttaaaataaataactccCATGTTAATATCAATGTCTTGTAAATCTAAATGGGATTCCTTCGAATGAATTGAGAACAACATGTGCTACGTCACCTTTGGTTCCAAACATTAGCAGACCAAAATATTCATCAGAAATATATAGATTGCATGTTGCCCTGTCAAATTGCAAATCTAAAGGCCTTCTACATATCAGTTCAAGCATGGAATTTGTTGACCCATCGCATACCTATCCTTGATCCAACAAAAAAGATCCCCAAAAATCCATCGATTATTGAATTCGACTTAACTTGTTATACCTAATCCAATAAAAAATCCGtcaattattgaattattatgtcaacaatttgataataataaaaaaagacgaTAAGTGATTGATACCTTGTTAATGAAGGAATAACAAATTCTTTCCAACCAAAATTCGGTTTATGCCATTTAAGTATTCTGCCATCAGACACATCGACGTATGGCCCTTCGCTTTTACAATCGAAGGCGACGCTCTTGGATCCCACAACATTagtaaaattaatttgattataattttttagaataataatatTACTATAGTAAGATTTTTTGATGAAAGCGaagtaaatgataaaaaatgaaatCTTGAATGAATTCAACATcccaaaaataagaaaagatataACATTCTATACTTGACCCGATCCCCGAGCCCGAGCTACGGGATGCCACATCCGTTGTTGAAGCAACTACAAttccattttcaattcaattcaaccatTAATACATGCTATTAAGCTCATTATATACTTGCAGTATGTTATATAATCAAATCTTGGTTTTAaacaagcttatgaaagctcctTCTATAAACCAAGGTTAGTTGAGGACTTAAatgtaatattttcaaaattatcgGGTTGGTGTTGCGATGTTGAGGACTTA
This window of the Gossypium hirsutum isolate 1008001.06 chromosome A09, Gossypium_hirsutum_v2.1, whole genome shotgun sequence genome carries:
- the LOC107946123 gene encoding protein STRICTOSIDINE SYNTHASE-LIKE 10-like, whose amino-acid sequence is MVGPKGGVAQVLANSSEGIPFRFTNGLDIDNNTGVVYFTDSSIIFQRRYADLLSRSSTDRTGRLLRYDPRAKRASVMYKGLMFPNGVALSQNRSFLLVAETTRKRILKFNLGDEGGLNNNEPKVFAELPRVPDNIKMNEKGEFWVALNMGRLGETSNDGPDPIGVKYDGEGSILQELDGNGGTIFNSISEVNEVNRTLYIGSVIKSYVGVLKF